The Silene latifolia isolate original U9 population chromosome X, ASM4854445v1, whole genome shotgun sequence genome contains the following window.
ACCTATCCGTAACCGACACAGCAGTAAGTGCAGTCCTGGTTAAGGAACAAGAAGGTCAGCAACACCCTCTcgattatgtaagtaaaagtctactagacgctgaaatgaggtatggcttacttgaaaaatatgtcttagctttaattatgtcatgtgcaAAGTTACGCCCCTACTTTGAATGTCACCTTATAATAGTCAGGACTTACCTACCCATAAAATTTGTCCTGCGGAAGCCTCAACTATCAGGCAGGATGACCAAATGGTAAGTCCAGCTTAGTACCTATGAtattacctttgaacccaggacagcaatcaaatcacatgccttagcagactttgtggctgatttcagccttAACCTAGAATCAGACCTGGCCAAGGAAGTTAACGAGTTAGAAAATAATACatcagaccaggaatggaccctgtttacagatggggcatccaatgtaCGGGgtacagggttaggattagtgctaaaATCGCCACAAGGGGACATAATAGCCCAGGCTGTGAGTTGTGAATTCAAGGCTACCaataatgaagcagaatatgaagccctcatAGCAGGACTCAAGGTAATTCTAGACCTTGGTGTTCAAAacttaaaggtaaaaactgactcactTTTAATTGCCAATCAGATAAAAGGAATTTACACAGcaaaagatgaaaaaatgattttgtatttagaatATGCCAAGAAACTTTGTGCTAAATTTCATTCATTTGATATTgagcaaataccaagagacctgaatacccaggctgatgctgtAGCCAGACTTGGTTCTAATTTTACCCCTGCTATTTTCGATAAAGTACCAAGCCTGAACAGGTGAATCCTGTCATACTAACAATGATTGATggactaaaccttattatgattgctTCCTGCGAGGCGTATTACCTCAAGACAGGGATGAGGCAAGAGCCTTTAAGATTAGAGCTTCTACCTATTCCAATATCAATAACACTTTAGTTAAAAGATCTCAG
Protein-coding sequences here:
- the LOC141617244 gene encoding uncharacterized protein LOC141617244, coding for MTKCLNLESDLAKEVNELENNTSDQEWTLFTDGASNVRGTGLGLVLKSPQGDIIAQAVSCEFKATNNEAEYEALIAGLKVILDLGVQNLKVKTDSLLIANQIKGIYTAKDEKMILYLEYAKKLCAKFHSFDIEQIPRDLNTQADAVARLGSNFTPAIFDKVPSLNR